In Anolis sagrei isolate rAnoSag1 chromosome 9, rAnoSag1.mat, whole genome shotgun sequence, the following proteins share a genomic window:
- the LACTB gene encoding serine beta-lactamase-like protein LACTB, mitochondrial — protein sequence MLRRLASAGLRNGASFGRRGRGKGFPRWGLGLGLGLAAAVVSSAAGKDEMEADGEAQERPRRGAAYIRAQATSRDLLQRVKDEVGAPGIVVGVSVDGKEVWSEGMGFADVENRVPCRPETVLRIASISKPLAMVAAAKLWEEGKLDLDAPVQKYVPEFPEKEYEGEKVTVTTRLLASHLSGIRHYEKDISKVKEEKEKANRALKAAKGPTKPVQKEKEDKAAEKKEGSDTKSGKKKGEFEHEEYYLKERIEHVMDSLNIFKNDPLFFKPGSQFLYSTHGFTLLSAVVERASGQRFTDYMLQIFRDLDMSATGLDENEPLIYNRGRYYTHNKKGRLVNAPFVDNSYKWAGGGFVSTVGDLLKFGNAMLYSYQLGSIPKSLPAGQLPGYLKPDTVAMLWSSPCTESACPKDGRYGLAWFVSEGRQECGFCRRSRHHAFHTGGAVGASSILLILPEEELPEAKEGLPLKPPRGVVVSILCNMQSVSLGGIALKIATEFETDKLARLTGQSGSPD from the exons ATGCTGCGGCGCCTGGCCTCGGCGGGGCTACGCAATGGAGCCTCCTTCGGtcggagaggaaggggaaaaggcttCCCGCGGTGGGGGCTGGGCCTAGGCTTGGGATTGGCGGCTGCGGTGGTTTCCTCCGCAGCCGGGAAGGACGAGATGGAGGCGGACGGGGAGGCGCAGGAAAGGCCGAGGCGGGGAGCGGCCTACATCCGAGCCCAGGCCACCAGCAGGGACCTCCTGCAACGAGTGAAG gaCGAAGTGGGGGCCCCTGGCATCGTGGTGGGAGTCTCTGTCGATGGGAAGGAAGTCTGGTCCGAAG gcatgggttTTGCCGACGTAGAGAACCGGGTGCCCTGCCGGCCAGAGACCGTCCTGCGCATTGCGAGCATCAGTAAACCCTTGGCGATGGTGGCTGCCGCGAAGCTGTGGGAGGAAGGGAAGCTGGACTTGGACGCCCCCGTGCAGAAGTACGTCCCGGAATTCCCGGAAAAGGAGTACGAAGGAGAGAAG GTCACTGTTACGACTCGGCTGCTGGCTTCCCATTTGAGCGGGATCCGCCACTACGAGAAGGACATTTCCAAAgtcaaggaagagaaggaaaaggccaACCGAGCGCTGAAGGCGGCGAAAGGCCCCACGAAGCCGGtccagaaggagaaagaggacaaAGCCGCcgaaaagaaggaaggcagtGACACCAAGAgcgggaagaagaaaggggagttCGAACACGAGGAGTATTACCTGAAAGAGAGAATTGAGCACGTGATGGACTCCCTGAATATATTTAAGAACGACCCTTTGTTCTTCAAACCAG GCAGCCAGTTCTTGTATTCAACGCACGGATTCACCCTCCTGAGCGCCGTGGTGGAGCGTGCCTCGGGACAGAGGTTCACGGACTACATGCTGCAAATCTTCCGAGACCTGGACATGTCGGCAACGGGGCTGGACGAGAACGAGCCGCTCATCTACAACAGAGGGAG GTACTACACCCACAACAAGAAGGGCCGCCTGGTCAACGCGCCCTTTGTGGACAACTCCTACAAGTGGGCCGGGGGCGGCTTCGTGTCCACAGTGGGCGACCTCCTCAAGTTTGGCAACGCCATGCTGTACAGCTACCAGCTCGGCTCCATCCCGAAGAGCCTCCCCGCGGGACAGCTGCCCGGCTACCTGAAGCCTGACACGGTGGCCATGCTGTGGTCGAGCCCCTGCACGGAGTCCGCCTGCCCCAAGGACGGCCGCTACGGCCTGGCCTGGTTCGTGTCCGAGGGGCGGCAGGAGTGCGGGTTCTGCCGACGCTCGCGGCACCACGCCTTCCACACCGGGGGAGCCGTGGGCGCCAGTAGCATCCTGCTCATTCTTCCTGAGGAAGAGCTCCCCGAGGCGAAGGAGGGTCTCCCGCTGAAGCCGCCCCGCGGTGTGGTGGTCTCCATCCTTTGCAACATGCAGTCGGTCTCCCTCGGGGGCATCGCTTTGAAGATCGCGACCGAGTTCGAAACGGACAAGCTGGCCCGGCTGACCGGACAAAGTGGCTCCCCGGACTAA